One window of the Lactococcus lactis genome contains the following:
- the infC gene encoding translation initiation factor IF-3 — MMNGAIRAREVRLIGAEGEQLGVTPTSEALMQAENLNMDLVLISNQEPPVAKIMDYTKFMFEQKKKQKEAKKKQAVVSVKEVRLSPVIDQNDFDTKLRQAIKFLEKGDKVKVSIRFKGRMITHQDVGRQVMDKFAQATKEVAVVEQRAKMDGRQMFLQLAPIKK, encoded by the coding sequence ATGATGAACGGTGCAATCCGTGCTCGTGAGGTTCGTCTCATTGGCGCTGAGGGTGAACAATTAGGTGTCACACCAACGTCTGAGGCGCTAATGCAAGCTGAAAATCTTAACATGGACTTGGTTTTAATTTCAAACCAAGAACCACCTGTTGCAAAAATCATGGATTATACAAAATTCATGTTTGAGCAAAAGAAAAAACAAAAAGAAGCAAAGAAAAAACAAGCTGTTGTTTCTGTAAAAGAAGTCCGTTTGTCACCAGTAATTGACCAAAACGACTTTGATACAAAGCTTCGTCAAGCCATCAAGTTTCTTGAAAAAGGCGATAAAGTTAAGGTTTCAATCCGATTTAAAGGTCGGATGATTACTCACCAAGATGTGGGTCGTCAAGTAATGGACAAGTTCGCGCAAGCAACAAAAGAAGTTGCTGTTGTTGAACAAAGAGCCAAAATGGATGGTCGTCAAATGTTCTTGCAACTTGCACCTATTAAAAAATAG
- a CDS encoding IS6-like element ISS1S family transposase has protein sequence MNYFKGKQFQKDVIIVADGYYLRYNLSYREIQELLYDRGINVCHTTIYRWVQEYSKVLYHLWKKKNRQSFYSWKMDETYIKIKGRWHYLYRAIDADGLTLDIWLRKKRDTQAAYAFLKRLHKQFGQPRVIVTDKAPSICSAFRKLQSNGLYTKTEHRTVKYLNNLIEQDHRPIKRRNKFYRSLRTASTTIKGMETIRGIYKKNRRNGTLFGFSVSTEIKVLMGILA, from the coding sequence ATGAACTATTTTAAAGGTAAACAATTTCAAAAAGATGTGATTATTGTCGCTGATGGTTATTATCTACGTTACAATCTAAGCTATCGTGAAATTCAAGAACTCCTTTATGATCGTGGGATTAACGTTTGTCACACAACTATTTATCGTTGGGTACAAGAATACAGTAAAGTCCTCTATCATCTCTGGAAAAAGAAAAATAGACAGTCCTTCTATTCGTGGAAAATGGATGAAACTTATATCAAAATCAAAGGTCGTTGGCATTATCTCTATCGTGCAATTGATGCGGATGGATTGACTTTAGACATCTGGCTACGCAAGAAACGGGATACTCAAGCTGCTTATGCGTTCTTGAAACGACTACATAAACAGTTTGGTCAACCAAGAGTAATTGTCACGGATAAAGCGCCCTCTATTTGTTCTGCATTTAGAAAGTTACAGAGTAACGGTTTATATACTAAGACAGAGCATCGAACCGTGAAGTATCTCAATAACCTCATTGAGCAAGACCATCGACCAATCAAACGACGCAATAAATTTTATCGAAGTCTACGAACTGCCTCAACCACGATTAAGGGCATGGAAACAATTCGAGGAATATACAAAAAGAACCGAAGAAATGGAACGCTCTTCGGATTTTCGGTATCTACTGAGATTAAGGTATTAATGGGAATATTAGCTTAA
- the mnmG gene encoding tRNA uridine-5-carboxymethylaminomethyl(34) synthesis enzyme MnmG: MNFQENYDVVVIGGGHAGVEASLAAARMGSKTLLMTINLNMVAFMPCNPSIGGSAKGIVVREIDALGGEMGRNIDKTYIQMKMLNTGKGPAVRALRAQADKDEYAASMKNTVSDQENLTLRQGMVEELILDEEKKKVIGIKTSTGTKYGAKAVIITTGTALRGEIIIGELKYSSGPNNSLSSIGLADNLREIGFEIGRFKTGTPPRVLASSIDYDKTEIQPGDEAPNHFSFMSSDENYLKDQIPCWLTYTTENSHTILRDNLHRAPLFSGIVKGVGPRYCPSIEDKITRFADKPRHQLFLEPEGRNTEEVYIGGLSTSMPEDVQFDLVKSIPGLENAQMMRPGYAIEYDVVMPHQLRPTLETKLVSGLFTAGQTNGTSGYEEAAGQGLVAGINAALKVQGKPEFILKRSEAYIGVMIDDLVTKGTLEPYRLLTSRAEYRLILRHDNADRRLTEIGRQVGLVSDEQWEHYQAKMAQFDREMKRLNSEKLKPLPDTQEKLGKLGFGLIKDALTGAEFLKRPEVHYNEVIDFIGQAPEKIDRTVIELIETEITYEGYIKKAMDQVDKMHRLEAKRIPKNMDWDKLDSIATEARQKFKKINPETLGQASRISGVNPADISILMVYLEGK; encoded by the coding sequence ATGAATTTTCAAGAAAATTATGATGTTGTTGTCATTGGAGGAGGACATGCAGGGGTTGAAGCTTCACTAGCAGCTGCACGGATGGGCTCTAAAACATTACTCATGACGATTAATCTTAATATGGTTGCCTTTATGCCATGTAATCCATCAATTGGTGGCTCAGCTAAAGGAATTGTTGTCAGAGAAATTGATGCGCTCGGTGGTGAAATGGGTCGCAACATTGATAAGACTTATATTCAAATGAAGATGCTTAATACCGGAAAAGGTCCAGCAGTTCGAGCTCTTCGTGCTCAAGCCGATAAAGATGAATATGCCGCTTCAATGAAGAATACAGTTTCAGACCAAGAAAATTTGACACTCCGTCAAGGAATGGTTGAAGAACTTATTCTTGATGAAGAAAAGAAAAAAGTCATCGGAATCAAGACTTCGACAGGAACTAAATATGGTGCTAAGGCAGTAATTATCACTACAGGAACAGCTTTGCGTGGTGAAATTATTATTGGAGAACTTAAATATTCTTCAGGACCCAATAACTCTCTTTCATCAATTGGTCTAGCAGATAATTTACGTGAAATTGGATTTGAAATTGGTCGTTTTAAAACCGGAACTCCTCCACGCGTTTTGGCGAGTTCTATTGATTACGACAAAACAGAAATTCAACCAGGTGATGAAGCGCCTAATCATTTTAGTTTTATGAGCTCTGATGAAAATTATCTAAAAGATCAAATTCCATGCTGGCTCACTTATACTACTGAGAATAGTCATACTATTTTGCGTGATAATTTACACCGAGCACCACTTTTTTCAGGAATTGTTAAAGGAGTAGGACCACGTTACTGTCCTTCAATAGAAGACAAAATCACTCGCTTTGCTGACAAACCTCGTCATCAACTCTTCCTTGAACCAGAAGGACGGAATACAGAAGAAGTCTATATCGGTGGACTTTCAACTTCAATGCCTGAAGATGTCCAATTTGATTTAGTTAAATCAATTCCAGGACTTGAAAATGCTCAAATGATGCGTCCGGGTTATGCTATAGAATACGATGTGGTGATGCCTCATCAACTCCGTCCAACACTTGAAACAAAACTGGTTTCTGGACTATTTACAGCGGGACAAACCAACGGGACCTCAGGCTATGAAGAAGCAGCAGGGCAAGGCTTAGTAGCTGGAATAAATGCAGCACTTAAAGTTCAAGGAAAGCCTGAATTTATCTTAAAACGTAGTGAAGCCTATATTGGGGTAATGATTGATGATTTGGTAACTAAGGGAACGCTGGAACCATATCGTCTTTTGACATCACGTGCAGAATACCGTTTAATTCTTCGCCATGATAATGCTGACCGCCGTTTGACTGAAATTGGCCGTCAAGTGGGCCTTGTTTCAGATGAACAATGGGAACATTACCAAGCAAAAATGGCTCAATTTGACCGTGAAATGAAACGATTGAATTCAGAAAAACTCAAACCTTTGCCTGACACACAAGAAAAATTAGGAAAATTGGGCTTTGGACTAATTAAAGATGCGCTGACCGGTGCAGAATTTTTGAAACGACCTGAAGTTCACTACAATGAAGTCATCGATTTTATCGGACAAGCACCAGAAAAGATTGACCGTACTGTCATTGAATTGATTGAAACTGAAATTACTTATGAAGGCTACATCAAAAAAGCAATGGACCAAGTGGACAAAATGCATCGCTTGGAAGCGAAACGAATTCCTAAAAATATGGATTGGGATAAGCTTGACTCAATTGCTACTGAAGCCCGTCAAAAATTCAAAAAAATAAATCCAGAAACGCTGGGACAAGCGAGTCGGATTTCAGGGGTAAATCCTGCTGACATCAGTATTCTCATGGTTTACCTTGAAGGAAAATAA
- the oppD gene encoding murein tripeptide/oligopeptide ABC transporter ATP-binding protein OppD: protein MESENILEAKQVSVAFRIAGKFQKAIYDIDLRLRRGEVLAIVGESGSGKSTLATAVMGLHNPNQTQITGSILLDEEEVIGKTGDSMASIRGSKVGMIFQNPLTALNPLMKIGQQIKEMLAVHDVYPENQYESRIFQLLEQVGIPNPKRVVNQFPHQLSGGMRQRVMIAIAIANDPDLIIADEPTTALDVTIQAQILDLILEIQKKKNAGVILITHDLGVVAEVADTVAVMYAGQLVEKASVEELFQNPKHPYTRSLLRSNPSAETVSDDLYVIPGSVPSLSEIEYDKDLFLARVPWMKEEAQKVISEKMTEISSNHFVRGQAWKKFEFPDQKLKGGKK from the coding sequence GTGGAAAGTGAAAATATTTTGGAAGCAAAACAAGTGAGTGTTGCTTTTCGGATTGCTGGTAAATTTCAAAAAGCAATTTATGATATTGATTTAAGGCTTAGACGTGGTGAAGTTTTAGCCATTGTTGGGGAATCAGGTTCTGGGAAATCAACTTTGGCAACTGCTGTTATGGGATTACACAACCCAAATCAAACTCAAATTACAGGCTCCATTTTATTGGATGAGGAAGAAGTGATTGGTAAAACGGGTGACTCCATGGCAAGTATTCGAGGAAGTAAAGTTGGAATGATTTTTCAAAATCCACTCACTGCGCTTAATCCATTGATGAAAATTGGGCAGCAAATCAAGGAAATGCTGGCCGTGCATGATGTTTATCCAGAAAATCAGTATGAAAGTAGAATCTTTCAACTTTTAGAACAAGTAGGAATTCCAAATCCTAAAAGAGTCGTTAATCAATTTCCCCACCAACTTTCAGGCGGGATGAGACAAAGAGTAATGATTGCAATAGCCATTGCCAATGACCCAGATTTGATTATTGCTGATGAGCCAACGACTGCTTTAGACGTTACCATTCAAGCTCAGATTTTAGACTTGATTTTAGAAATACAAAAGAAGAAGAATGCTGGGGTTATTCTAATTACTCATGATTTAGGGGTTGTTGCTGAAGTTGCTGATACAGTGGCGGTGATGTATGCCGGACAACTCGTCGAAAAAGCTTCTGTTGAAGAGCTTTTTCAAAATCCCAAACATCCATACACCCGGTCACTTTTGCGTTCAAATCCATCTGCCGAAACAGTTTCGGATGATTTATATGTGATTCCAGGGTCTGTGCCTTCTCTGTCAGAAATTGAGTATGACAAAGATTTATTTCTCGCTCGAGTGCCTTGGATGAAAGAAGAAGCTCAAAAAGTAATTTCGGAAAAAATGACTGAAATTTCTTCAAATCATTTTGTTCGAGGTCAGGCTTGGAAAAAATTTGAATTTCCAGATCAAAAATTGAAAGGGGGTAAAAAGTGA
- the rpmI gene encoding 50S ribosomal protein L35 produces the protein MPKQKTHRASAKRFKRTGNGGLKRFRAYTSHRFHGKTVKQRRQLRKSSMVSKGDFKRIRRMVATMR, from the coding sequence ATGCCAAAACAAAAAACTCACCGCGCATCTGCTAAACGTTTCAAACGTACAGGTAACGGCGGTCTTAAACGCTTCCGTGCTTACACTTCTCACCGTTTCCACGGTAAAACTGTAAAACAACGTCGTCAACTTCGTAAATCTTCTATGGTTTCTAAAGGGGACTTCAAACGTATCCGTCGTATGGTTGCGACAATGCGTTAA
- the rplT gene encoding 50S ribosomal protein L20 produces MARVKGSVATRKRRKRILKLAKGYYGAKHKLFKTAKEQVMNSYYYAFRDRRQKKRDFRKLWIARINAAARMNGLSYSKLMHGLKLADIEVNRKMLADIAIADAAAFTALAEEAKKALAK; encoded by the coding sequence ATGGCACGTGTTAAAGGTAGCGTTGCAACTCGCAAACGCCGTAAACGTATTTTAAAGCTCGCTAAAGGTTACTACGGAGCTAAACATAAACTCTTCAAGACTGCTAAAGAGCAAGTCATGAATTCATACTACTACGCATTCCGCGATCGTCGTCAAAAGAAACGCGACTTCCGTAAATTATGGATTGCACGTATCAACGCAGCTGCACGTATGAATGGTCTTTCATACAGCAAATTGATGCACGGTTTGAAATTAGCTGATATCGAAGTAAACCGTAAAATGCTTGCTGACATCGCAATCGCTGATGCTGCTGCATTTACTGCACTTGCTGAAGAAGCAAAAAAAGCTTTGGCTAAATAA